The Streptomyces nigra genome includes the window CTCGGTGCCCTCCGGCACGGTCACCGTGACGTCGTAGGTCGCCTTGTCGGACGGGTGGTGGTTGCCGGGGAACCACGCCATCGAGCCGGTCGGCTCCCCCAGCGCGAGCGCCCCGCCCCCGGCGGTGCGCAGCCAGCCCTCCTTGGAGCCGTCGGGGTCGGTGACAGTGCGGGGGCTGCCGGAGTAGCGCACGACGGTAAGGAAGGTCTCGCCCTCGACGAGTTCGTCGCGCGGCCGCACGATCAGCTCCTGGCCGTTGCGGCTGAAGCGGGCGGGACGCCCCTCCACCTCGACCCGCTCGACGTCCAGGCCGGTCAGGTCCAGGTCGAAGGCGGACAGGTCCTTCTTGGCACGCGCGGTGATCTCGGCGGTGCCTGCGAGATGCCGGGTGGCGGGGTCGTAGGACAGGTCGAGGGCGTAGTGGCCGACGTCGTAGCCGCCGTTGCCGGCCTTGGGGAAGTACGGGTCGCGCACGCCCGGGCCCCCGGGGGTGCCGTCGACGCCGCCGCACGCGGTGAGCGCGAGGGCGAGCAGGGCGCTCAGGGCGGCGGCGGGGACGGCGCTGAGGCCGGCGCCGGGGGCGGCGGGTGCGGTACGGGACACGTCGGTGATCCTATGAGCGCGAGCCGTGACACCATGCCCAGCGTGCTCGACATCGGCTACGCCCTCTCCAACCGCTTCCCCGACCCGCCGCAGACGGACTACCGCCGCGCGGACGTGCGCGCCCTGCGCCACGACCTCTTCTGCGGCGACGTCTACCTCGCCGACACCGAGGCGGACCGGGAGCTGTCCACAGCCTGGGGATGGGTGCCGGTGCTCGACTTCGCTTGGGCGCTGTGCGACATCGTGGAGCGGCTGGACCGGGACCCGGCCGGCTCCCGCGCCTCCCGCCAGCAGCACGCGGAGCTGGACTTCACCGAGTCCACGGACCGCATGCTCTTCGAGCGCCGGTTCGGCTGGGTGGACATCGAGGCCGATTGGATGCCGGCGGAGGAGCCCCCCCTGACCTTCTCGCACGCCGACCTGCGCCGGGAGGCCCGGGACTTCCTGCACGACCTGATCGCCGACCTGGTCGACCTGCACGAGGACCTGGGCGAGAACCCGGCGATCTGGACACTCCAGGCACGGTTTCCCCGGCTGCCGTGAGACGCGGGCCGCGCGCCCGTCACCCCTCCACGCGGATGCCCACCTGCGCCGCCAGCGCCGGTGCCAGGTCCAGCAGCTGCCCCGTACTGATCACGGACCCGGACAGCCGGTCCAGGCCGCCCGCGATGTCCAGCTCGGTCGCGCCGCGCAGATCCACGTCCGTCAGGGTCGCACCGGTGAGGTCGGCCCCGCGCAGCACGCAGTCCACGAACTCCACCCGCTCCAGACGGGCGCCCCCGAAGTCCGGTTCGACCAGGACACAGCCCTCGAAGACGACGTCCCGGAGCTTCGCCTTGCGCAGATTCAGATAGTCGATCTTGCCGCCCCGGACCACCACCCGCTCCAGCACGGCTCCGTGCGCCTGCGTCCCGCCCAGCCGGGCGTCCAGCACCTCGACGTCCCGCAGCGTCGCCTCCGCGAGGTCCGTGCCGACCCCGCGCGGCGCCGAGAGCACCGAGTCCAGGAGCCGGGCGTACCGCAGCCGTGTCCCGTCCAGCACACAGCCGCGCAGCGCGCAGTCCATGAAGCGGGCGCCCCCGCCGTCCTGCTCGGAGAGGTCCGCCTCCGCGAACTCCAGCCCGTCGTAGTCGCCGTCCGGCTCCAGCCCGCCGCCCCCGTAGGGCTCCAGCGGCGGCAGCCGCAACTCCGGCCGCCGCGCACCCGGCACACCCCCGCGCCCCGGACCCCGCGCCGCGCCGGCGCCCGCACCCCTCGCTCTTCCCGCCATGCCCCCATGCTGCACCCCGCCACTGACAACGCCCGTCACCTGCGGCGATCCCCGGAGTGTTCGGTGCCCGGGGGCGATGTCACATCCGGGGCACCCGGGCCGTCGTACCGGCAAAGGAAGGCCCACGGGCGCACCGAGCGCGAGGGAGATCCCCAGCCATGCACCGCATCACCGTCGTCGGCGGCGGCTTCGCCGGACTCACCGCGGCCATCACCGCCGCCGAGGCGGGCGCCGAGGTCACCGTGTACGAGGCCCACCACACCCTGGGCGGCCGGGCCCGGACCGCGGACGGCCCGTACCGGACGAACGAGGGACCGCACGCCCTCTACAACGGCGGCCCGCACTGGACGTGGCTCGCCAAGCGGGACCTGATCGGCCCGCTCGCCCCCATCCCGGCCCGTGAGGCGGCCCGTTTCCGGCTCCGGTACCGGGGCGCACTGCGCCGCACCCCGCCCCTCGCCCTGCTGAAGCTGCTGCGGCCCGGTGTGCCGCAGGCGCCCGTCGATCAGGACTTCCGGACCTGGGCGACCGGCGTCGCGGGCGAGGAGGCCGCACGAGTCGCGGCGCACTACGCGGCGGTCGCGCTCTTCCACCACGACCCCGGCGCCCTGTCCGCCGCGTTCGTGCACGAGCGGCTGCGCCGGGCCACCCGGCTGCCTCCGGAGGCGCACTATCCGCGCGGCGGCTGGGCGAGCGTCATCGACCGGATGGCGGCGCGCGCCTGGAACCTCGGGGTGCGCGTGGAGACGCTGGCCCGGATCGACACCCTGCCGACGGACACCCCGGTCGTCGTCGCCACCTCGCTGGCCGCCGCCCGGCGGCTGCTCCGGGACGACTCGCTGACCTGGCCGAGCGGCCGGACGGCGCTGATCGACCTCGCCCTGCGCACCCGGCGCGGCGACGCCTTCATCGTCTCCGACCTGGACGCGCCGGGCTGGCTGGAGCGGTTCACCGCCCAGGACCCGTCGCTCGCGCCCGCCGGCGAGCAGCTGATCCAGGGGCAGATCCCGATCGCCCCGGACGAGTCCCGCGCGGACGGCTCGGCCCGCGCCGAGCAGCTCCTCGACCTCGGTTTCCCCGGCTGGCGCGAGCGGGTCACCTGGCGCCGCGACGCCCTCGCGAGCGGCCGCACCGGTGCCGTGGATCCGCCCGGCACCAGCTGGCGGGACCGGCCGGCCGTGGACCGCGGCGACGGCGTCCATCTGGCGGGCGACCAGGTGGCGGCGCCGGGCGTGCTGTCCGAGGTGTCCTTCACCAGCGCGCTCACGGCCGTGTCCCTGGCGCTCGGCCGGAAGGCGCTTGACCTCGACCAAGCTTGAGGTCGGAGCATCGTCGCAGCGTCCCCGTCCGCCCGGGCGGGACGCCCGACCGACCCGCACCGTCAGCGAGGGGGACCCGCGATGCACGCCATCCGTCTGCACACCTTCGGCCCGGCCGAGAACCTCACGTACGAGCAGGTCGACGACCCGGGCCCGGCCCCCGGCCAGGTCCGGATCGCCGTCCGGGCCGCCGGCGTCCATCTGCTCGACACGGCCCTGCGCGAGGGCTTCCAGGGCCCGTCGCCCGAGCCGCCGAGCCTGCCCACGATCCCAGGCCGCGAAGTGGCCGGAGTCGTGGAGTCGCTCGGCGAGGGCGTCGCCGGACTCTGGCTCGGCAAGCGGGTCGTCGCCCACCTCGGCTTCGCGCCGGGCGGCTACGCCGAACTCGCCGTCACGGACGTCGAGCGGGTCCACGAGATCCCGGAGAACCTGGACTTCGCGCAGGCCGTCGCCATGATCGGCACGGGCCGTACGGCGCTGGGGATCGTCCAGTTCGCCGAGTTCGGGCCGGACACGGTGGCCGTCGTCCCGGCCGCGGCGGGCGGCCTCGGCACCCTGCTCGTGCAGTACGCGAAGAACGCCGGGGCCCTGGTCGTCGGCCTGGCCGGCGGACCGGAGAAGACAGCGCGGGTCCGCGAGAACGGCGCCGACCTCGCCGTCGACTACACGGACCCGGGCTGGCCGGAGAAGGTGCGCGCCTTCCTCGGCGGACGGCCCGCCACCGTCGTCCTCGACGGCGTCGGCGGCGAGGTGGCCCGCGCGAGTGTCGCCCTGCTCGGGCCGGGCGGCCGGCACCTGGTGTTCGGCTGGTCCGCCGAGGGCCTGCGCGGCGGCGGCCCCCTCCTCGTCGACGGGGTGTCAGAACAGGTCCTGGGCCCCGCGATGCTGCGCCGGGCCGGTGGCCCCGACCCGCTGCGGACCCTGGAGCTGCGCGCCCTCACCGAGGCCGCCGCGGGCCGTCTGGTCCCGGCCGTGCAGCGCTTCCCGCTCGCCCGGGCGGCTGCCGCCCACCGCGCCCTGGAGACCCGCGCGACCACCGGGAAGGTGGTGCTGGAACCATGACCGCGCCCCGGCCACGACGGCCGTCCTCCCCAGATGCGACGCCTCCCCAACCATGGTCTTCTGGCCAGATGACAGTCACCCGAACGGGTGAAGGCGCCCGGGAAGCAGACCCCCGCCGCTGGTGGGGTCTGGTGGTCATCGCACTCGCGCAGCTCATGGTGGTCCTCGACGCGACCATCGTGAACATCGCGCTCCCCTCCGCCCAGGCGGACCTCGGCATCTCCGACGGCAACCGCCAGTGGGTCATCACGGCCTACACGCTGGCGTTCGGAGGGCTGCTCCTGCTCGGCGGACGCATAGCCGACCTGGCGGGCCGAAAACGCACCTTCGTCATCGGCCTGATCGGCTTCGCCGCCGCCTCCGCGCTGGGCGGTGCCGCCACCTCCGCCGGGATGCTGTTCGGCGCCCGCGCCCTCCAGGGCGTCTTCGCCGCCGTCCTGGCCCCGTCCGCCCTGTCGCTGCTCACCACGACCTTCACCGACCCCAGAGAGCGCGGAAAGGCGTTCGGCATCTACGGCGCCCTGGCCGGCAGCGGCAGCGCCATCGGCTTCATCGTCGGCGGCGTCCTCACCGAGTACCTGGACTGGCGCTGGTGCCTGTACGTCAACGTGCCGATCGCCGTGATCGCCGTGATCGGCGCCTACGCCCTGCTCCACGACAGCCCCGTCCATGCGGGCGCCCGCCTCGACGTGCCCGGCGTACTCCTGGGCTGCGGCGGCCTGGTGGCGATCGTCTACGGCTTCGCCGAGGCGGAATCCCGAGGCTGGACCGACGCGCTCGTACTCTCCATGTTCGCGGCGGGCGTGGCCCTGCTGACGGCGTTCGTCACCTGGCAGACCAGGGCCCCGGTCCCCCTGCTGCCGCTGCACATCGTCAGGGACCGCAACCGGGCGGGCTGCTTCCTGACCATGGCCCTGGCGGTCATCGGCCTGTTCGGCCTGTTCCTCTTCATGACGTACTACCTGCAGGTCATCCTCGGCTACAGCCCGGTGATGACCGGGCTGGCCTTCCTGCCCCTGACGGCCGCCATCATCATCGGCTCCACCCAGATCGCCGCCCGCCTCCTGGACCATGTGGCACCCCGCCTGCTGATGGCCCCGGGCGCCCTGCTGGCCGCGACCGGCATGGTGCTCCTGACCCAGCTCACCGTGAACTCCTCGTACGCGGCCCACGTCCTGCCCGCCCTGATCCTCATGGGACTCGGCATGGGCCTGATCTTCATGCCGGTGTTCGCCACGGCGACGGCGGGCGTGGCACCGCAGGACTCCGGCGTCACCTCGGCGACGATCAACACCTCGCAGCAGGTGGGCGGTTCGATCGGCACGGCCCTGCTCAACACGATCGCCACCACCAGCTCCGCCGCCTACATCACGGCCCACCTCACGACCCCGGCCCGCCGCGAACTGGTCACCCAGCAGGGCATCGTGCACGGCTACACGGTGGCCATCTGGTGGGCGGCCGCCATCATGCTCCTGGCCGGCGTCGTAGCGGCCCTGATGGTGACGACAAAACCCCCGAGCCACGGCACACCCCACCCGACACCGGCGGAGGAACCGGTGACTTGAGCACACGAGGGAGGGGCCCCGGCGGACCCGACCGGCCCGCCGGGGCCCCTCCCCCACCGTTGTCGCCAGGTCAGCGGGCAACCGCCGCGGTCGCCTTGCTCACCGCCGAGCCGTCCTTGTGCCCGGTGCGCCGCGCGATCACCTTCACGGTGATCTTCTTGCCCTTCTGCGCGGACTTCAGCACCAGCGAGGACTTGGTCGCCCCGCTGATCGCCGTGCCGCCGGCGTACCACTGGTAGGCGTACGACGTCGCTGCGGGGCTCCATGTCGCAGTGGTGGCCTTGAGCGTCCTGCCGACCTTCGCCGTCCCGCTGATCACCGGCAGCTTGGTCGCCTTGGGCGCGTCGCCCTTGGCCACGGTCACCGCCGCCGAGGTCGCCGATCCGCTGAGCCAGCCGGATCTGAGCGCCGTCACGGTCACCGTGAGCGTCTTGCCGACCATGGCGGCGGGCACGGTGTACGTCGCCGCGGTCGCCCCGCTGATCGCCGTGCCGTTCGCCTTCCACTGGTAGGTGTAGGACGTCGGGGTGGCCGACCAGGTGCCGGGTGCCGCGGTGACCTTGGCACCCGTCTTCGCCGTGCCGGTGACCTTGGGAGCGGCCGTGTTCGCCGGCGCGGGCCGGGGCGTCACGGTGAGGGAACCGCGCTGGAACTCCCGGCCGCCCGCCAGGACGCTGACGGTCCAGGTGCCAGTGGCCGCGCCGGTCAGGTCGACGGTCGCGGTCAGCGTCCGGTTGTCCGCCGACACCGACCGGGTCGTGGCGTTCAGCGTCCTGCCGCTCTGCAGGAGCCGCACGGTGGCGTTCGCCGGCAGCGCGGTACCGGTCACCGTGAGGGTGACGTCGCTGCCCGCGGCCGCGGTCTCCGGACCGACGGACGTGACATTCACGTCGTCCGGGCCGCACGGCGTCGCCGCACAGTTCAGCCGGGCGCGGTAGGAGGTGCCGGCCGCCTTGTCCGGGAGACCGAGCAGGAACACGCTCGGGGCCGCGCCGCCGGACGAACTCCCCGCCGCGCAGCGGTAGCCCGAGGACGAGCCGGTACAGCCGTCGTTCCACGCGCTGTCGTACAGCGTGGGCACGGCGGTGGCCGTGGCCCCGGTGGTGTCCTCGATCTCGGCGTCGAACCGGTCGTACCCGGCCGTCGGCAGCACCGCGCACATCGCGCTGTGCTCCTCGTCGAGCGTCCCGGTCACGGGCCCGTAGCCGTACGCCACCGACGGCACCCTCGTGCACTCCGGCGCCGGACCGTCCGCGGTCGCGACACGCAGCGCGTCCAGACGGTAGGCGGGCGCCGCCTTGAGGGTGGCCGGGGTCTGCACGAGGACCTGGTGGGTGGTGGACCCGGTGACCGCACAGGAGCGGTTGCGGAAGGAGCATTCGGCGGTGCCGTCGCCGCCGACCACCATCATGTTCGCCGTGCCCAGGGCGTCCCGCACATTGACGTGCAGCACGTCGGAGGCCGCGCTGGTGGTGACCTGGTGGCAGTTCAGCGTGCCGGGATCACCGTAGGCACCGCCCACGGACGCCCCGCCGACCTGCGTGGCCGCGGACTTCACGCAGCCCGCCGAGGAGGCGCTCGCGGTGACGTCACGCCGGGTCAGGGTGTATGTGGCCGCCTCGTCACGGCCGTTGACCAGCACGGTGTGGGCCTTGCCCGGGCTCAGCGGGCACAGGGACCAGCCGTGGGTGGTGGCCGAGCGCTCGCAGATCCGCTTGCCGTCGGAGTCCAGCACCGAGAAGGCCGCCGAGGCCGTACCGGCGGTGGTGACCAGCTGGAAGATCTCGGCGTCCGTGTGCGCGTCCGCCGGGATGTGCAGGCAGTGCGAGAAGACGCCGCCGCCGGTGGTCATCGTGGCTTTCGCGCCGCCCGCGCCGAAGCTTCCGGCGGGCAGCACGGGGCAGCCCTCGTTCACGTCGGTGCGGTGGAGGGCCACCGTGTAGGTGCCCGTCGCCGAGTCGCCGCCGTCCTCGGTGTGCACCAGCGCGCGGTAGGGGGCCGTGCCGGTCAGCGCGCAGTCGCCGCCGCGCAGTTCCGACTCGTCGCACTGCGGAGTGCCGGTGCGGTCCAGGACCTCCACCTCGGGGGTGAGCCCGGCCGAGGACAGCGAGGTGAGCGCGGCGATCCGCGCGCCCTGCGGGGCGTCCAGCGCCAGGCAGTCGTACTGCCCGACGGTGCTCAGCTCCCCCTTGTGCGGTCCCGTCCCGGTCGCCACGCACCCCGCGTCCGAGGCACGGTCGAGGACGACCAGTCCGGCACGGGTGTCACGGAACGGGTAGGAGCCGTCGTCGAGGACGGCCGTGTAGGTGCCCGGTGTCTTGATCCGGCACGGGTCGGCGCCGTACCGGCACACGCTCAGCCCGGCCTCGTCGTACACCCGGGCCACCCCGACCTCGCGGTCCCCGGTGACCGAGTGCACGGTGTACGGCCCGGCCGCACCGGCCGTGAACGTGAAGCACGGGTTGGTGGTGAGGTCCTGCCGCTC containing:
- a CDS encoding pentapeptide repeat-containing protein, producing the protein MAGRARGAGAGAARGPGRGGVPGARRPELRLPPLEPYGGGGLEPDGDYDGLEFAEADLSEQDGGGARFMDCALRGCVLDGTRLRYARLLDSVLSAPRGVGTDLAEATLRDVEVLDARLGGTQAHGAVLERVVVRGGKIDYLNLRKAKLRDVVFEGCVLVEPDFGGARLERVEFVDCVLRGADLTGATLTDVDLRGATELDIAGGLDRLSGSVISTGQLLDLAPALAAQVGIRVEG
- a CDS encoding zinc-binding dehydrogenase, which encodes MHAIRLHTFGPAENLTYEQVDDPGPAPGQVRIAVRAAGVHLLDTALREGFQGPSPEPPSLPTIPGREVAGVVESLGEGVAGLWLGKRVVAHLGFAPGGYAELAVTDVERVHEIPENLDFAQAVAMIGTGRTALGIVQFAEFGPDTVAVVPAAAGGLGTLLVQYAKNAGALVVGLAGGPEKTARVRENGADLAVDYTDPGWPEKVRAFLGGRPATVVLDGVGGEVARASVALLGPGGRHLVFGWSAEGLRGGGPLLVDGVSEQVLGPAMLRRAGGPDPLRTLELRALTEAAAGRLVPAVQRFPLARAAAAHRALETRATTGKVVLEP
- a CDS encoding MFS transporter, with amino-acid sequence MTVTRTGEGAREADPRRWWGLVVIALAQLMVVLDATIVNIALPSAQADLGISDGNRQWVITAYTLAFGGLLLLGGRIADLAGRKRTFVIGLIGFAAASALGGAATSAGMLFGARALQGVFAAVLAPSALSLLTTTFTDPRERGKAFGIYGALAGSGSAIGFIVGGVLTEYLDWRWCLYVNVPIAVIAVIGAYALLHDSPVHAGARLDVPGVLLGCGGLVAIVYGFAEAESRGWTDALVLSMFAAGVALLTAFVTWQTRAPVPLLPLHIVRDRNRAGCFLTMALAVIGLFGLFLFMTYYLQVILGYSPVMTGLAFLPLTAAIIIGSTQIAARLLDHVAPRLLMAPGALLAATGMVLLTQLTVNSSYAAHVLPALILMGLGMGLIFMPVFATATAGVAPQDSGVTSATINTSQQVGGSIGTALLNTIATTSSAAYITAHLTTPARRELVTQQGIVHGYTVAIWWAAAIMLLAGVVAALMVTTKPPSHGTPHPTPAEEPVT
- a CDS encoding Tat pathway signal protein, with protein sequence MPAALAALVSLLASLLTLTAVSPAVAAEECAPLALAPFGDPGDAVGRATVAPDSSVCFTVTVETAGLYLVPALDGHGNTLTRQLLAADGSEVDCHGDSYTTNGMCTVPAAGTYRLRVLNSGWEDAAASVTFVPLGSTRGCADPVGTGWDQPDVTRTTVSRVEVDCQPFQGEPGDRIRLTHGSKAYGDSLAWITDASGRRICERFPEDGEDSCVLPGDGPYRVISTVSRTEQGFPAEYGVKVRRLDDPQGCTAAPVSSFGALERQDLTTNPCFTFTAGAAGPYTVHSVTGDREVGVARVYDEAGLSVCRYGADPCRIKTPGTYTAVLDDGSYPFRDTRAGLVVLDRASDAGCVATGTGPHKGELSTVGQYDCLALDAPQGARIAALTSLSSAGLTPEVEVLDRTGTPQCDESELRGGDCALTGTAPYRALVHTEDGGDSATGTYTVALHRTDVNEGCPVLPAGSFGAGGAKATMTTGGGVFSHCLHIPADAHTDAEIFQLVTTAGTASAAFSVLDSDGKRICERSATTHGWSLCPLSPGKAHTVLVNGRDEAATYTLTRRDVTASASSAGCVKSAATQVGGASVGGAYGDPGTLNCHQVTTSAASDVLHVNVRDALGTANMMVVGGDGTAECSFRNRSCAVTGSTTHQVLVQTPATLKAAPAYRLDALRVATADGPAPECTRVPSVAYGYGPVTGTLDEEHSAMCAVLPTAGYDRFDAEIEDTTGATATAVPTLYDSAWNDGCTGSSSGYRCAAGSSSGGAAPSVFLLGLPDKAAGTSYRARLNCAATPCGPDDVNVTSVGPETAAAGSDVTLTVTGTALPANATVRLLQSGRTLNATTRSVSADNRTLTATVDLTGAATGTWTVSVLAGGREFQRGSLTVTPRPAPANTAAPKVTGTAKTGAKVTAAPGTWSATPTSYTYQWKANGTAISGATAATYTVPAAMVGKTLTVTVTALRSGWLSGSATSAAVTVAKGDAPKATKLPVISGTAKVGRTLKATTATWSPAATSYAYQWYAGGTAISGATKSSLVLKSAQKGKKITVKVIARRTGHKDGSAVSKATAAVAR
- a CDS encoding FAD-dependent oxidoreductase — its product is MHRITVVGGGFAGLTAAITAAEAGAEVTVYEAHHTLGGRARTADGPYRTNEGPHALYNGGPHWTWLAKRDLIGPLAPIPAREAARFRLRYRGALRRTPPLALLKLLRPGVPQAPVDQDFRTWATGVAGEEAARVAAHYAAVALFHHDPGALSAAFVHERLRRATRLPPEAHYPRGGWASVIDRMAARAWNLGVRVETLARIDTLPTDTPVVVATSLAAARRLLRDDSLTWPSGRTALIDLALRTRRGDAFIVSDLDAPGWLERFTAQDPSLAPAGEQLIQGQIPIAPDESRADGSARAEQLLDLGFPGWRERVTWRRDALASGRTGAVDPPGTSWRDRPAVDRGDGVHLAGDQVAAPGVLSEVSFTSALTAVSLALGRKALDLDQA